One Vibrio quintilis DNA segment encodes these proteins:
- a CDS encoding nuclear transport factor 2 family protein yields the protein MEPKDIIKLWVEAFNQGDAEKIATFYSDDAVNHQVANEPVMGKAAIKKMFVDEFAAAEMVCIVENIFQDGDWAILEWKDPMGLRGCGFFKFEAGLITFQRGYWDKLSFLKAHNLPVPVYTQVLSQPEDIRQKANK from the coding sequence ATGGAACCGAAAGACATCATTAAATTATGGGTAGAAGCCTTTAATCAGGGCGATGCTGAGAAAATCGCCACTTTTTATTCTGATGATGCAGTGAATCATCAGGTCGCTAATGAACCCGTTATGGGTAAGGCAGCGATTAAGAAGATGTTTGTCGATGAATTTGCAGCAGCCGAAATGGTTTGTATCGTAGAAAATATCTTTCAGGATGGCGACTGGGCTATTCTGGAATGGAAAGATCCTATGGGTCTGCGCGGATGTGGATTCTTCAAATTTGAAGCAGGGCTTATTACTTTCCAGCGAGGGTATTGGGATAAGTTAAGCTTCTTAAAGGCACATAATCTGCCGGTTCCCGTTTATACCCAAGTACTATCTCAGCCTGAGGATATCCGGCAAAAAGCAAACAAATAA
- a CDS encoding extracellular catalytic domain type 2 short-chain-length polyhydroxyalkanoate depolymerase, which yields MMKQTQLNLPKFLAIILVFIFTFQADATEKLPALGADIQNTSVSGLSSGGYMAGQFFMAHSAMMKGVGIVGAGPYLCSGSWPLPYEIASVTTCKNPRYSFWEPNTPHLIATTRQLSASGKIDDIQHLKTAHYYIFGGLNDQTVTQRVVDQNISFFQSLGVSERAIWYDDNVNAGHAFITDNPQDSACSVTRSPYINNCGFSQAGRILSQIYPDFTASETNPAATPEAFDQSEFIQEPFTSMDETGYVYIPPQCKSGTTCAVHVIFHGCRQGATVIGDKFYTGTGYNQYADANHLILLYPQVHRSASLTATEPENPKGCWDYWGYSEPQNPFGDFYTKDAPQIRAVYRMIQRLTSPGH from the coding sequence ATGATGAAGCAAACGCAACTCAACTTGCCAAAGTTTTTGGCAATCATATTAGTATTTATATTTACTTTTCAGGCAGATGCAACAGAGAAACTTCCCGCGCTTGGAGCGGATATCCAAAACACATCAGTATCCGGGTTGTCTTCCGGCGGATATATGGCAGGGCAATTTTTCATGGCACATTCTGCGATGATGAAAGGTGTCGGAATTGTTGGCGCAGGGCCTTACCTCTGCTCAGGTTCATGGCCGCTCCCTTATGAAATTGCGTCAGTTACAACATGTAAAAATCCCCGGTATTCATTCTGGGAACCCAATACGCCTCATTTGATTGCAACCACCAGACAACTCTCAGCCAGTGGGAAAATCGACGATATTCAGCATCTGAAAACAGCGCATTATTATATTTTTGGCGGCCTCAATGACCAAACGGTGACACAAAGAGTCGTCGATCAGAATATCTCTTTCTTTCAGTCTCTTGGTGTCAGTGAACGTGCTATATGGTACGACGATAATGTCAATGCCGGACATGCTTTTATTACCGATAATCCGCAAGATAGTGCATGTTCAGTGACCCGGTCGCCCTACATCAACAACTGTGGATTTTCGCAAGCCGGACGCATTTTATCTCAGATCTACCCTGATTTTACGGCAAGCGAAACAAATCCTGCGGCAACACCGGAGGCCTTTGATCAATCCGAATTTATTCAGGAACCTTTTACCAGTATGGATGAAACGGGCTATGTTTATATTCCGCCGCAATGTAAATCCGGAACCACCTGTGCGGTTCATGTCATCTTCCATGGCTGCCGGCAAGGTGCCACAGTGATTGGCGATAAATTCTATACGGGTACGGGGTATAACCAATATGCAGATGCGAATCACCTGATTTTGTTGTATCCGCAGGTTCATCGCTCTGCCAGCCTGACCGCAACTGAACCTGAAAACCCCAAAGGATGCTGGGATTACTGGGGATACTCAGAACCTCAGAACCCATTCGGAGATTTTTATACCAAAGATGCCCCACAAATCCGGGCGGTGTATCGAATGATTCAGCGTTTAACCAGTCCTGGACATTGA
- the codA gene encoding cytosine deaminase: MMIIINASLRGKDGYYTIVCDNGKFKSIVPQQDRIENPHADIDAGGNLLCPPFVEPHIHLDAVLTAGEPRWNMSGTLFEGIECWAERKPMLTHDDVQQRVLKTVELLSENGIQHIRTHIDTTDPDLVALKAINDLRPKLSPYIDLQIVAFPQEGILSFPEGKKLMEKTLDYGVDVIGGIPHFEYTREYGVQSVVWVMELAEKHHKLVDIHCDEIDDEASRFLEVLATVALEKGMGERVTASHTTAMHSYNNAYCHKLFRLLKQSKINFISCPTESIHLQGRFDAYPKRRGITRVKEIRAAGMNICFAQDSIQDPWYSLGNGKLLRVLDSGLHSCHMMGYEDLSTALDLITDNSAKALNIAARYGIEVGKPANFIVIEGKNDIEVIQKQGEVLYSVRQGKILLSRQPAVISERVRLTQ; the protein is encoded by the coding sequence ATGATGATCATTATCAATGCCAGTTTAAGAGGAAAGGATGGTTATTACACGATTGTGTGTGATAACGGCAAATTTAAATCAATTGTTCCGCAACAGGACAGGATTGAAAATCCGCATGCAGATATCGATGCGGGAGGAAACCTGCTGTGTCCTCCCTTTGTTGAACCTCACATTCATTTAGACGCAGTCCTGACCGCGGGTGAACCCCGCTGGAATATGAGTGGAACACTGTTTGAGGGAATAGAATGCTGGGCCGAAAGAAAGCCGATGCTAACTCATGATGATGTTCAGCAACGGGTTTTGAAAACAGTAGAGCTGTTATCAGAAAATGGCATTCAGCATATCAGAACGCATATCGACACGACCGATCCTGATTTGGTTGCATTGAAAGCAATCAATGACTTGAGACCCAAACTCTCCCCCTACATTGATCTGCAAATTGTGGCGTTCCCTCAGGAAGGGATTTTATCCTTTCCGGAAGGAAAGAAACTCATGGAAAAAACACTGGATTATGGCGTTGATGTCATCGGCGGCATTCCTCATTTTGAATACACCAGAGAGTATGGCGTTCAATCTGTGGTGTGGGTGATGGAACTGGCTGAGAAACACCATAAGCTGGTGGACATCCATTGTGATGAAATCGATGATGAAGCCTCCCGCTTTCTTGAAGTACTGGCAACTGTTGCTCTGGAAAAAGGAATGGGGGAACGTGTCACGGCAAGCCATACGACTGCAATGCACTCTTATAATAATGCTTACTGTCATAAACTGTTTCGCCTGCTGAAGCAGTCGAAAATCAATTTTATTTCATGTCCGACTGAGAGTATTCATCTTCAGGGGCGGTTTGACGCCTACCCAAAACGCCGTGGTATTACCCGGGTAAAAGAAATCCGGGCAGCAGGCATGAACATTTGCTTTGCGCAGGATTCGATTCAGGATCCCTGGTATTCACTGGGTAACGGTAAACTGCTGCGCGTATTAGATTCGGGCCTGCATTCATGCCACATGATGGGATATGAGGATTTATCAACCGCACTGGATCTCATTACAGACAATAGCGCTAAAGCTTTAAATATTGCAGCGCGCTATGGCATCGAGGTGGGTAAACCGGCTAACTTTATCGTCATCGAAGGTAAGAATGATATAGAAGTCATTCAAAAACAGGGAGAGGTATTGTATTCCGTCCGGCAGGGCAAAATCCTGCTCTCACGCCAGCCGGCCGTCATCTCAGAACGCGTCCGGCTCACACAATAA